Proteins from a genomic interval of Cyanobacterium sp. T60_A2020_053:
- a CDS encoding glucose-6-phosphate isomerase — MDKLQLWQRYQDWLYYHEGLEIYVDVSRMGFDDEFYQSLQPKFQDAFEAVAKLEQGAIANPDEKRMVGHYWLRNPDIAPNQEIKNSIIDSITKIKGFASNIHNGALRTPQGLKFTDILSVGIGGSALGPQFVSSALTAINPPLQLHFIDNTDPAGIDRTLGKIKDRLHTTLVLVVSKSGGTPETRNGMLEVKEAYTQQGLNFPDYAVAITMMDDSSKLYSVVQEEKWLECFAMFDWVGGRTSELSAVGLLPAALEGIDIEAMLEGARQMDIATRNREIKQNPAALLALAWYYAGNGKGEKDMVVLPYKDSLLLFSRYLQQLVMESLGKEKDLDGNTVYQGIAVYGNKGSTDQHAYVQQLREGVANFFVTFIEVLKDREGYSPILEPHTTSGDYLSGLLQGTRQALYDNGRDSVTVTIPQVNPEMVGALIALYERAVSIYAYLINVNAYHQPGVEAGKKAAASILALQTKVLEVLAQTSQPLTVTEIAQKVDANEIEAIYKILRHLEANGRYVSLTGIPTFPAHLTVTKI; from the coding sequence ATGGATAAATTACAACTGTGGCAACGCTACCAAGACTGGCTTTATTATCACGAAGGATTAGAAATCTATGTTGATGTAAGTCGTATGGGTTTTGATGATGAATTTTATCAATCCCTCCAGCCTAAATTTCAAGATGCCTTTGAAGCGGTAGCAAAATTAGAGCAAGGTGCTATTGCTAACCCTGACGAAAAAAGAATGGTAGGGCATTATTGGCTACGCAATCCTGACATTGCCCCCAATCAAGAGATTAAAAACAGTATCATCGACAGCATCACAAAAATTAAAGGATTTGCCTCTAACATCCACAATGGCGCCCTCCGAACCCCTCAAGGGTTAAAATTTACCGATATTCTCTCTGTGGGCATTGGTGGCTCTGCTTTAGGTCCTCAATTTGTTTCTTCTGCTTTAACGGCGATTAATCCACCATTACAACTTCACTTCATTGATAATACTGATCCGGCTGGAATTGATCGCACTTTAGGTAAAATTAAAGACCGTCTTCATACTACCCTAGTGTTAGTGGTGAGTAAATCTGGGGGTACACCAGAAACCCGTAATGGGATGTTAGAAGTAAAAGAGGCTTATACTCAGCAAGGATTGAATTTCCCTGATTATGCGGTGGCTATCACTATGATGGATGATAGTAGTAAATTATATAGCGTTGTGCAGGAAGAAAAATGGCTGGAATGTTTTGCCATGTTTGACTGGGTGGGAGGGCGCACTTCGGAGTTATCCGCAGTGGGTTTACTACCGGCAGCGCTGGAAGGTATTGATATTGAAGCTATGTTGGAGGGCGCTAGACAAATGGATATTGCCACCCGCAACAGGGAGATTAAACAAAACCCGGCGGCACTTCTAGCCCTTGCTTGGTATTATGCTGGTAATGGTAAGGGAGAAAAAGATATGGTAGTTTTACCTTATAAAGATAGTCTTTTATTATTTAGCCGTTATCTTCAGCAGTTGGTGATGGAGTCTTTGGGTAAAGAGAAAGATTTGGATGGTAATACAGTTTATCAAGGTATTGCTGTTTATGGTAACAAAGGCTCAACGGATCAACACGCCTATGTGCAACAGTTACGGGAAGGGGTAGCTAACTTTTTTGTTACTTTCATTGAAGTTTTGAAAGACAGAGAGGGATATTCCCCTATTTTAGAACCTCATACCACTAGCGGTGATTATCTTTCTGGTTTGTTGCAAGGAACTCGTCAGGCGCTTTATGATAATGGTCGAGATTCTGTGACTGTGACTATTCCCCAAGTTAATCCTGAAATGGTAGGGGCGCTGATCGCTCTTTATGAACGAGCAGTAAGTATTTATGCTTATCTAATTAATGTTAATGCCTATCATCAGCCGGGGGTAGAAGCAGGGAAAAAAGCGGCGGCGTCTATTCTTGCTTTACAAACGAAAGTTTTAGAAGTTTTGGCGCAAACTTCTCAACCTTTAACGGTGACTGAAATTGCTCAGAAGGTTGATGCTAATGAGATTGAGGCAATTTATAAAATTTTACGTCATCTGGAGGCAAACGGGCGCTATGTTAGCTTAACAGGTATTCCTACTTTCCCAGCGCACCTCACCGTTACCAAAATTTGA